A single window of Helicobacter pylori NCTC 11637 = CCUG 17874 = ATCC 43504 = JCM 12093 DNA harbors:
- a CDS encoding sialic acid-binding protein yields the protein MKKALKILSVSALLFVALNAKDFSKTSDEDLVKMAGVVAPQDIVDYTKELKKRMEKMPEDKRKAFHKQLHEYAVKNTDNMTVADFEARQKAVKEALKKGNMEDMDDDFGLRSCKHGKKHKHDKHGKKHGKKHDKDHDDKDHDHHDEDHSDKH from the coding sequence ATGAAAAAAGCGTTGAAAATACTTTCTGTTAGCGCATTGCTATTTGTGGCTTTGAACGCCAAAGATTTCAGCAAAACAAGCGATGAAGATTTGGTTAAAATGGCTGGCGTTGTCGCTCCGCAGGATATTGTGGATTACACAAAAGAGTTGAAAAAGCGCATGGAAAAGATGCCTGAAGACAAGAGAAAGGCGTTTCATAAACAATTGCATGAATATGCGGTTAAAAACACAGACAACATGACCGTGGCGGATTTTGAAGCCCGCCAAAAAGCCGTTAAAGAAGCGCTTAAAAAAGGTAATATGGAAGACATGGATGATGATTTTGGGTTGAGATCATGCAAGCATGGGAAAAAGCACAAACACGATAAGCATGGCAAGAAGCATGGCAAAAAACATGACAAAGATCATGACGATAAAGACCATGACCACCATGATGAAGATCACAGCGATAAGCACTAA
- a CDS encoding LysE family transporter, translating into MFVVFIEGFGLAISLCAAVGAQSLFIVERGMARNYVFLICALCFMCDIVLMSMGVFGVGAYFAKNLYLSLFLNLFGAVFTGFYAFLALKTLFQTFKKKQVQTPKKLSLKKTLLFTLGVTLLNPQVYLEMVFLIGASALSFNLAQKFVFLAGTLSAALSWLLLLCTLSLRYGSKLLNNQKIFMGVNLFVTAIMGTLSVTLFRDFLALLSKT; encoded by the coding sequence ATGTTTGTGGTTTTTATAGAAGGTTTTGGTTTAGCGATTTCTTTGTGCGCGGCTGTGGGAGCGCAATCCTTGTTCATTGTAGAGCGAGGCATGGCTAGGAATTATGTGTTTTTGATTTGCGCTCTGTGTTTTATGTGCGATATTGTGTTAATGAGCATGGGCGTGTTTGGCGTGGGGGCTTATTTCGCTAAAAACCTTTATTTGAGTTTGTTTTTGAATTTATTCGGGGCGGTTTTTACCGGATTTTATGCTTTTTTAGCTTTAAAAACCCTTTTTCAAACCTTTAAAAAGAAGCAAGTCCAAACCCCTAAAAAATTATCCTTAAAAAAGACCTTATTATTCACTTTAGGCGTTACCTTACTCAACCCTCAAGTGTATTTGGAAATGGTGTTTTTAATTGGCGCGAGCGCTTTGTCTTTTAATTTAGCACAAAAATTCGTCTTTTTAGCCGGCACTTTATCGGCGGCTCTTTCTTGGCTTTTATTGTTATGCACCCTGTCCTTACGCTATGGCTCTAAACTTTTGAATAACCAAAAAATCTTTATGGGGGTGAATCTCTTTGTAACCGCTATCATGGGAACGCTTAGCGTTACTTTATTCAGGGATTTTTTAGCGTTATTGAGTAAAACCTAA
- a CDS encoding DUF1104 domain-containing protein: protein MRRSLAFCLLALLGLQVLGARDFSQLKNEELLKLAGSLPSNEAIDYRMEVSKRLKALNAEDAKKFRANFSRIARKNLSKMSEEDFKKMREEVRKELEEKTKGLSDEEIKAKGLNVSVCSGDTRKVWCRAVKKKDEHCSPK from the coding sequence ATGAGAAGGAGTTTGGCTTTTTGCCTGTTAGCTTTGCTTGGATTACAGGTTTTAGGCGCTAGGGATTTTTCGCAACTCAAAAACGAAGAACTTTTAAAATTAGCAGGCTCTCTGCCTTCTAATGAAGCGATTGATTATCGCATGGAAGTGTCTAAACGCCTTAAAGCTTTAAACGCTGAGGACGCTAAGAAATTCCGTGCGAATTTCAGCCGGATCGCTAGGAAAAATCTTTCCAAAATGAGCGAAGAGGATTTCAAAAAAATGCGTGAAGAAGTGCGTAAAGAATTAGAAGAAAAAACCAAAGGTTTGAGCGATGAAGAAATCAAGGCAAAAGGGCTTAATGTGAGCGTTTGTAGCGGCGATACGAGAAAAGTTTGGTGTAGGGCTGTTAAGAAAAAAGACGAACATTGCTCTCCTAAGTGA